The Chryseobacterium aureum genome contains a region encoding:
- a CDS encoding MarR family winged helix-turn-helix transcriptional regulator, giving the protein MENPKTPKLENQICFPLYVIAKEITGLYRPFLDELGITYPQYLVMMILWDGDGLTVTHIGEKLYLDSGTLTPLLKRLESKGFIIRKRKKEDERVVEVFLDEAGRQLQQKACEIPGKIQEKLGIQTEELLHLKDTVLKVLNKIEHK; this is encoded by the coding sequence ATGGAAAATCCGAAAACTCCCAAACTAGAAAACCAGATTTGCTTCCCGCTGTATGTTATTGCCAAAGAGATTACAGGGCTTTACCGTCCTTTTCTTGATGAACTCGGCATAACGTATCCGCAGTATCTTGTGATGATGATATTATGGGATGGTGACGGACTTACAGTCACTCATATCGGGGAAAAACTGTACCTGGACAGCGGTACTTTAACCCCTCTTCTGAAAAGGCTGGAATCTAAAGGATTTATCATCAGAAAAAGAAAAAAAGAGGACGAAAGAGTGGTTGAAGTATTTCTAGACGAAGCCGGGAGACAGCTTCAGCAGAAAGCCTGTGAAATTCCGGGAAAAATCCAGGAAAAACTGGGAATACAAACGGAAGAGCTGCTGCACCTTAAAGACACAGTACTAAAAGTATTAAATAAAATAGAACATAAATGA
- the trpB gene encoding tryptophan synthase subunit beta translates to MNYKNPDENGYYGDFGGAFIPEMLYPNVKELQKSYLEIIESEDFQTEYQDLLKNYVGRATPLYFAKNLSQKYHTQIYLKREDLNHTGAHKINNALGQVLLAKRLGKTRIIAETGAGQHGVATATACALLGLECIVYMGEIDIQRQAPNVARMKMLGAEVVAATSGSKTLKDAVNEALRDWINNPVTTHYVIGSVVGPHPFPDLVARFQSVISKEIKEQLKEKTGRENPDYVIACVGGGSNAAGTFYHFVEEKEVKIIAAEAGGLGIDSGKSAATTFLGTLGVLHGSKSLVMQTEDGQVIEPHSISAGLDYPGIGPFHAHLFKEKRAEFFSINDDEALQCAFDLTRLEGIIPALESSHALAVLDKKKFNEDDIVVICLSGRGDKDMETYLKNL, encoded by the coding sequence ATGAATTATAAAAACCCCGATGAAAACGGATATTATGGAGATTTTGGAGGCGCTTTTATCCCTGAAATGCTCTATCCTAATGTAAAAGAACTGCAGAAAAGTTACCTGGAAATCATAGAATCTGAAGATTTTCAGACCGAATATCAGGATTTGCTGAAAAACTACGTGGGGCGTGCTACCCCTTTATACTTTGCTAAAAATTTAAGTCAGAAATACCATACACAGATCTATCTGAAACGGGAAGATCTCAACCATACCGGAGCTCATAAAATCAATAATGCGCTGGGACAGGTTCTATTGGCAAAACGGCTGGGAAAAACCAGAATTATTGCTGAAACGGGCGCAGGACAGCATGGCGTTGCTACCGCTACAGCCTGTGCTTTGCTGGGCCTGGAATGCATCGTTTATATGGGAGAAATTGATATCCAGAGACAGGCTCCTAACGTAGCAAGAATGAAAATGCTGGGAGCAGAAGTAGTAGCTGCAACTTCAGGTTCTAAAACCCTTAAAGATGCCGTAAATGAAGCATTAAGAGATTGGATCAACAATCCTGTAACCACTCATTATGTGATTGGAAGTGTGGTAGGCCCACACCCTTTTCCTGATTTGGTAGCAAGATTTCAAAGTGTCATTTCAAAAGAAATCAAGGAACAGCTCAAAGAGAAAACCGGAAGAGAAAATCCGGATTATGTGATTGCCTGCGTAGGAGGAGGAAGTAATGCAGCCGGGACTTTTTATCATTTTGTAGAAGAAAAAGAAGTGAAAATCATTGCTGCTGAAGCAGGAGGACTGGGAATAGATTCAGGAAAATCTGCAGCAACCACTTTCTTAGGAACGCTGGGAGTGCTTCACGGAAGCAAAAGCCTTGTCATGCAGACAGAAGACGGACAGGTTATAGAGCCCCACTCAATTTCCGCAGGATTAGATTACCCTGGAATAGGGCCTTTCCATGCGCATTTATTTAAAGAAAAAAGAGCAGAATTTTTCAGTATTAATGATGATGAAGCCTTACAATGTGCTTTTGACCTTACCAGGCTTGAGGGAATTATTCCGGCTTTAGAAAGCTCTCATGCGCTGGCAGTTTTAGACAAGAAAAAGTTTAATGAAGATGATATTGTGGTTATTTGTCTGAGTGGCCGCGGAGATAAGGATATGGAAACGTATTTGAAAAACCTGTAA
- a CDS encoding SDR family oxidoreductase — protein MQQRFENKTALITGGTNGMGLAAAQKCIEEGGKAIITGRSQETVDNALEKLGEKAFGIVSNAGNIKDLMALREGVRKYTEHIDLVFANAGYGRFAPVESVDKDQFDELFNMLVKGPFFTVQQLLPLMKRGSSVIFNTSVATDIAMPNFSVYSAAKSAVQSFIKTFAVELTERGIRVNGVSPGHIKTNIFNNTGLTGEQIESAIDEIIPTIPFKRQGEPSEIANVVLFLASEEASYIHGAEIKVDAGISVIR, from the coding sequence ATGCAACAAAGATTTGAAAACAAAACCGCTTTAATAACAGGAGGAACCAATGGCATGGGGCTGGCTGCCGCTCAGAAATGTATTGAAGAAGGAGGAAAAGCCATCATCACAGGCAGAAGTCAGGAAACCGTTGATAATGCTTTGGAAAAGCTGGGCGAAAAGGCTTTTGGAATTGTATCCAACGCCGGAAATATAAAAGATCTGATGGCGCTGCGGGAGGGAGTGAGAAAATATACGGAACATATTGATCTGGTCTTTGCCAATGCCGGCTACGGAAGATTTGCCCCTGTGGAATCTGTAGATAAAGATCAGTTTGATGAGCTGTTCAATATGCTGGTGAAAGGTCCTTTTTTCACCGTACAGCAGCTATTACCGCTTATGAAGCGTGGAAGTTCTGTCATCTTCAATACTTCCGTGGCAACAGATATCGCGATGCCTAACTTTTCTGTGTATTCTGCTGCTAAATCTGCAGTACAGTCATTCATCAAAACATTTGCTGTAGAGCTTACAGAACGTGGTATTCGGGTTAATGGGGTAAGCCCTGGACATATTAAAACCAATATATTTAATAATACAGGATTAACCGGAGAGCAGATAGAAAGCGCCATTGATGAGATTATTCCGACAATTCCTTTTAAAAGACAGGGTGAACCGTCAGAAATAGCTAATGTAGTTCTGTTTCTGGCTTCAGAAGAAGCTTCCTACATTCATGGAGCCGAGATAAAGGTAGATGCGGGAATTTCTGTAATCAGATAA
- the lipB gene encoding lipoyl(octanoyl) transferase LipB has product MNTNQNKAVEFEDLGVKDYQPAWDYQEQLMKNIIDIKIKNRDLPAEQHSTTPNHLLFVEHPHVYTLGKSGHEENMLAGIDKLKEIDATFVKVNRGGDITYHGYGQVVGYPILDLENFFTDIHLYMRNLEEVIIRTIAEYGIQGERSPGETGVWLDVGKPYARKMCAMGVKASRWVTLHGFALNVNTDMRYFEYIIPCGIKDKQVTSLKRELERELTPEEMEELKAKIRKHFADVFQAELIYK; this is encoded by the coding sequence ATGAATACAAATCAAAATAAAGCAGTAGAGTTTGAAGATTTAGGAGTCAAAGACTATCAGCCAGCCTGGGATTATCAGGAACAGCTGATGAAAAACATCATTGACATCAAAATAAAAAACAGGGATCTTCCTGCTGAACAGCACAGTACAACGCCCAACCATCTTCTTTTTGTAGAGCACCCTCACGTGTATACGTTAGGAAAAAGCGGACACGAAGAAAATATGCTTGCCGGTATTGATAAGCTGAAAGAAATTGATGCTACTTTCGTTAAAGTAAACCGTGGCGGAGATATTACGTATCATGGTTACGGACAGGTTGTAGGCTACCCTATTCTGGATCTTGAAAACTTTTTCACAGACATTCATTTATATATGAGGAATCTGGAAGAAGTCATCATCCGAACCATTGCCGAATATGGCATTCAAGGAGAGCGTTCCCCGGGAGAAACCGGTGTATGGCTGGATGTAGGAAAACCTTACGCCAGAAAAATGTGCGCGATGGGAGTAAAAGCTTCCCGATGGGTAACGCTTCATGGTTTTGCACTGAATGTGAATACCGATATGCGTTATTTTGAATACATCATCCCATGCGGAATTAAAGACAAGCAGGTTACTTCTTTAAAAAGAGAGCTTGAGAGGGAACTCACCCCAGAAGAAATGGAAGAACTGAAAGCTAAGATCAGAAAACATTTTGCAGATGTTTTTCAGGCGGAATTAATCTACAAATAA
- a CDS encoding phosphoribosylanthranilate isomerase has protein sequence MSLQPTPSNLPPQLKVCGLTKPDQIQELISMKVDFLGFIFYEKSPRYVLNHLSLEEISAIDHQGKVGVFVNEGIDEIVETVQQAGLNFVQLHGDESNDFMIELRQKLIPEVGIIKAIRIGSDASENKNKMTQAFNLLRTGSDLLPITYYLFDTDSKSFGGTGRQFDWNILNEFEIPLPYFLSGGVSEENIRNITTLKRQPFALDINSKFETEPGNKNTDRIKEFKILYQQNR, from the coding sequence ATGAGCTTGCAACCAACACCTTCAAACCTGCCCCCTCAACTCAAAGTCTGCGGGCTTACAAAACCGGATCAGATTCAGGAGCTGATTTCTATGAAGGTAGACTTTCTCGGTTTTATCTTCTATGAAAAATCACCAAGATATGTTTTGAATCATCTGAGCCTGGAAGAAATCTCCGCTATTGATCATCAGGGAAAAGTAGGTGTTTTTGTGAATGAAGGAATAGATGAAATTGTAGAAACCGTTCAGCAGGCAGGTTTGAATTTCGTACAGCTTCATGGAGATGAAAGTAATGATTTCATGATTGAATTAAGACAAAAACTGATTCCTGAAGTGGGGATTATTAAAGCAATACGAATAGGAAGTGACGCATCAGAAAATAAAAATAAAATGACACAGGCTTTTAACCTGTTGCGGACCGGCTCTGATCTGCTGCCTATCACCTACTACCTTTTTGATACGGACAGCAAATCTTTTGGCGGAACAGGCAGACAATTCGACTGGAATATCCTGAATGAATTTGAAATTCCCCTGCCCTACTTTTTAAGCGGTGGCGTATCTGAGGAAAATATAAGGAATATTACCACATTGAAAAGACAGCCTTTTGCGTTGGATATCAACTCAAAGTTTGAAACAGAACCCGGCAATAAAAATACAGACAGAATAAAAGAATTTAAAATCTTATACCAGCAAAACAGATAA
- a CDS encoding protein-glutamine glutaminase: MKKFLLSMMVFVTMLSFNACSDSNANQDPNLVAKESNEVAMKDFGKTVPVGIEKEDGKFKVSFMVSAQPYHIKDTKENAGFISMIKEAVENETPVQIFLKANSNEIAKVDKATADDIRYFKSVFNKKERGDSKKAVSVIPDLATLNSLFTQIKNQACGTSTASSPCITFRYPVDGCYARAHKMRQILLNAGYDCEKQFVYGNLRASTGTCCVSWVYHVAILVSFKNASGIVEKRIIDPSLFSSGPVTDTAWRAACTNTGCGSASVSSYANTAGNVYYRSPSGSLLYDNNYVNTNCVLNIFSSLSGCSPSPAPSVGSCGF; this comes from the coding sequence ATGAAAAAATTTCTGTTATCCATGATGGTATTCGTGACGATGCTGTCATTCAATGCCTGTTCGGATTCAAATGCCAACCAGGATCCTAATCTTGTAGCCAAAGAGTCCAACGAAGTTGCCATGAAAGATTTCGGCAAGACTGTACCGGTAGGGATAGAAAAAGAGGATGGAAAATTTAAAGTTTCATTTATGGTTTCAGCGCAGCCGTATCACATTAAAGATACTAAGGAAAATGCGGGATTTATCTCTATGATCAAAGAGGCTGTAGAAAATGAAACCCCTGTTCAAATCTTCCTTAAAGCCAATTCCAATGAAATTGCAAAGGTAGACAAAGCAACTGCTGATGACATCCGCTATTTCAAATCTGTATTCAACAAAAAAGAGAGAGGCGATAGTAAAAAAGCGGTAAGCGTTATTCCTGATCTTGCAACGCTGAACAGTTTATTCACTCAGATCAAAAACCAGGCTTGCGGAACTTCTACAGCGTCTTCACCGTGCATCACTTTCAGATATCCTGTAGATGGATGCTATGCAAGAGCCCACAAAATGAGACAAATCCTTTTAAACGCAGGTTATGACTGTGAAAAACAATTTGTGTATGGTAACCTTAGAGCTTCTACAGGAACCTGCTGTGTATCTTGGGTATACCACGTAGCCATTTTGGTAAGCTTTAAAAATGCTTCCGGAATTGTTGAAAAAAGAATCATAGATCCATCATTATTTTCAAGCGGTCCGGTAACGGATACTGCCTGGAGAGCGGCATGTACTAATACAGGTTGTGGATCTGCTTCTGTATCATCTTATGCCAATACAGCAGGAAATGTATACTACAGAAGCCCATCGGGATCTTTACTGTATGACAACAACTATGTAAATACCAATTGTGTATTGAATATATTCTCATCCCTTTCAGGATGTTCTCCTTCTCCGGCACCTAGCGTAGGAAGCTGTGGATTTTAA
- the trpC gene encoding indole-3-glycerol phosphate synthase TrpC, translating into MTILDKIIERKKEEVASAKSRISSSQLKNTAFFGRPTYSLKESIKNKSGIIAEFKRQSPSKGIINNSVAPLDVVSAYENFGASGISILTDHDFFGGNLNDVLRVRNDITIPILRKDFMIDEYQFYEAKSIGADVILLIASCLSPAQVQEFTALAHELKMEVLLEIHTEDELKHFNTKIDLVGINNRNLKDFKVDLQHSVQLKNQLPKEVLSVAESGIYSLEDFTFLREKGFDGFLMGEYFMKNTNPAKAFEEFSSQILNQQ; encoded by the coding sequence ATGACGATACTCGATAAAATTATTGAACGAAAAAAAGAAGAAGTTGCTTCCGCAAAATCGCGCATTTCTTCCAGCCAGTTAAAAAACACTGCTTTTTTTGGAAGACCAACTTATTCATTGAAAGAATCCATCAAAAATAAAAGCGGGATTATCGCTGAATTTAAAAGACAATCCCCTTCAAAAGGGATCATCAATAATAGTGTTGCGCCTTTAGATGTTGTTTCAGCTTACGAAAATTTTGGAGCCAGCGGAATTTCTATCCTGACTGATCATGACTTTTTCGGAGGAAATCTAAATGATGTGTTAAGGGTAAGAAATGATATTACTATTCCGATTCTAAGAAAAGATTTCATGATTGATGAATATCAGTTTTACGAAGCCAAAAGTATTGGTGCGGATGTTATTTTACTGATCGCTTCCTGTCTTTCACCTGCTCAGGTACAGGAATTCACGGCACTTGCGCACGAACTGAAAATGGAAGTTTTGCTGGAAATTCATACCGAAGACGAACTGAAGCATTTCAATACAAAAATTGACTTGGTAGGGATCAATAATAGAAACCTTAAAGATTTTAAAGTAGACCTGCAGCATTCCGTACAACTGAAAAACCAGCTTCCGAAAGAAGTTTTGTCCGTTGCAGAAAGCGGTATTTACAGCCTTGAAGATTTTACATTTTTAAGAGAAAAAGGCTTTGATGGTTTCCTGATGGGAGAATATTTCATGAAAAACACCAATCCGGCCAAAGCTTTTGAAGAATTTTCTTCTCAAATTTTAAATCAGCAATAA
- a CDS encoding anthranilate synthase component II, which translates to MNNNINTQSTPLKVLVFDNYDSFTYNLVQIIERILNQKVDVVRNDQITLEEVGTYDKIILSPGPGIPEEAGILLDLIKEYAPKKSILGVCLGQQAIAEAFGGSLINLTEIFHGVATTTELVKENTKLFKDLHSGLEVGRYHSWAVNPEGFPEELEITAVDKDGMIMALQHKTYDVHGVQFHPESILTPEGEVIIKNFLLS; encoded by the coding sequence ATGAACAACAATATAAACACTCAGTCAACACCGCTTAAAGTTCTCGTTTTTGATAACTATGACAGCTTCACCTATAACCTTGTCCAGATTATAGAAAGAATTCTGAATCAGAAAGTGGATGTGGTAAGAAATGACCAGATAACTCTTGAAGAGGTTGGAACCTATGACAAAATCATTCTTTCTCCCGGTCCCGGAATTCCTGAGGAAGCAGGTATTTTATTAGACCTTATTAAAGAATATGCTCCTAAAAAAAGTATTCTTGGTGTATGTCTTGGCCAGCAGGCCATCGCAGAAGCTTTCGGAGGAAGCCTGATTAACCTGACTGAAATTTTTCACGGAGTGGCAACCACTACTGAACTGGTAAAAGAAAACACCAAACTGTTCAAAGATTTACATTCAGGACTGGAAGTAGGGAGATATCACAGCTGGGCAGTCAACCCGGAAGGATTCCCGGAAGAACTGGAAATCACGGCTGTAGATAAAGACGGCATGATCATGGCTTTGCAGCACAAAACCTATGATGTACACGGAGTACAGTTTCACCCTGAAAGCATTTTAACACCGGAAGGAGAAGTCATCATTAAAAACTTTCTGTTGTCATGA
- the trpD gene encoding anthranilate phosphoribosyltransferase, with product MKEILQYLFNHHTLSKSEAKAMMIEIAQNKFNAAEVTAFMSVFLMRNITLKELEGFREALLQMAVTVNIDASDAIDIVGTGGDGKDTINISTLASFVVAGAGQKVTKHGNYGASTTTGSSNVLEELGYQFKSTTEQLNEDLERANICFLHAPHFHPALQSVGLLRKSLGLRTFFNLLGPLVNPAKPKYSMIGVYNLEIARIYQYLLQKEDREFMLVHGLDGYDEISLTDDSKIITKKGEEIYSAEDLGFSSVTLEDIKAGNSIQETAKIFMNILEGKGTEQQNSVILANASVALYNTQKFGTYEDCLLLAKESLQSGKALNSFNLLIN from the coding sequence ATGAAAGAAATATTACAATACCTCTTCAATCATCATACGCTTTCAAAATCAGAAGCTAAAGCCATGATGATTGAGATTGCACAGAATAAATTCAACGCTGCGGAAGTTACAGCTTTTATGAGTGTTTTCCTGATGCGGAATATTACATTAAAAGAACTGGAAGGCTTCAGAGAAGCATTGTTACAGATGGCCGTTACAGTGAATATAGATGCCAGTGATGCCATCGACATTGTGGGAACCGGAGGTGACGGAAAAGATACCATCAACATCTCAACTCTGGCCAGTTTTGTAGTGGCCGGAGCCGGGCAGAAGGTTACAAAACATGGAAACTACGGAGCCTCTACCACTACAGGCTCATCCAATGTGCTGGAAGAATTGGGATATCAGTTTAAAAGTACAACAGAACAGTTGAATGAAGATCTTGAAAGGGCCAATATCTGCTTTTTGCACGCACCTCATTTCCATCCTGCCCTGCAATCAGTTGGATTATTGAGAAAATCCCTGGGTTTAAGAACATTCTTTAATCTTTTAGGACCATTAGTAAATCCGGCAAAACCCAAATACTCAATGATTGGGGTTTATAATCTGGAAATTGCAAGAATTTATCAGTATCTCCTCCAAAAAGAAGACCGCGAGTTTATGCTGGTACATGGCCTTGACGGATATGATGAAATAAGTCTTACGGACGACAGCAAAATCATCACAAAAAAAGGGGAAGAGATCTATTCTGCGGAAGATTTAGGTTTCAGTTCCGTAACGCTTGAGGATATTAAAGCAGGAAATTCTATCCAGGAAACTGCAAAAATTTTCATGAATATTCTGGAGGGCAAAGGTACGGAACAGCAGAATTCCGTGATTCTTGCCAATGCATCAGTAGCGCTTTATAACACGCAGAAATTCGGGACGTATGAAGACTGTCTTCTATTGGCTAAAGAAAGTCTGCAAAGTGGAAAAGCATTAAATAGCTTTAATCTTTTAATTAATTAG
- a CDS encoding NAD(P)H-dependent oxidoreductase, with the protein MSLIENLNWRHAVKAYDPTKKVSQEDLNTILESARLAPTSSGLQPFRIIVVENQELKEKMVAGALNPEVMRDSSHVLVFAAWDSYSNEKIDKVYDYHTDVRDLPRGRFGSYTDKIKEIYGAQTPEEHFAHTARQTYIALGIALAQAAELKIDSTPAEGFNNAVVDEVLGLKELGLKSVTLLYLGYRDEANDWLSSMKKVRIPMDEFIIKK; encoded by the coding sequence ATGTCATTAATAGAAAATCTAAACTGGAGACATGCTGTAAAAGCTTATGATCCTACCAAAAAAGTTTCACAGGAAGACCTTAATACTATTTTAGAATCCGCAAGACTGGCTCCTACTTCATCCGGGCTTCAACCTTTCAGAATTATTGTAGTGGAAAATCAGGAACTGAAAGAAAAAATGGTAGCAGGTGCTTTAAATCCTGAAGTCATGAGAGATTCTTCTCACGTTTTGGTCTTTGCAGCATGGGACAGCTATTCTAATGAAAAAATTGACAAAGTTTATGATTATCATACCGATGTAAGAGACCTTCCAAGAGGCCGTTTCGGAAGCTATACCGATAAAATTAAAGAAATATACGGTGCACAGACTCCTGAAGAGCATTTTGCCCACACTGCCCGCCAGACTTATATTGCCTTAGGGATTGCTCTTGCGCAGGCTGCAGAGCTTAAAATAGACAGTACTCCGGCAGAAGGTTTCAACAATGCTGTAGTGGATGAAGTACTGGGATTGAAAGAACTGGGATTAAAAAGTGTAACGCTTTTATATCTTGGATACCGTGACGAAGCTAATGACTGGCTTTCTTCTATGAAAAAAGTCAGAATTCCAATGGATGAATTTATCATAAAAAAGTAA
- a CDS encoding GNAT family N-acetyltransferase encodes MKYQVKETKDLTEKEIEHILELWDISAWNTMKSAYFRSFFKNSEFHFLMHTHENLLAIIRVNFDFTLKIKDSEYTFAEAVGLVAAHKKKGYGAALVKHFKENIIQRNIETIGFCHSDLRPFYEKCDVEILHDKAKMIKESIGSAWVNSEDDDILIFHILPERKELLTRLSPQNNAYLMTKE; translated from the coding sequence ATGAAATATCAGGTAAAAGAAACAAAAGATTTAACGGAAAAAGAGATAGAACATATTCTTGAACTTTGGGATATCTCTGCATGGAACACTATGAAGTCAGCCTATTTCCGGTCTTTTTTTAAAAATTCGGAATTTCATTTTCTGATGCACACCCATGAGAACCTACTGGCCATTATAAGGGTGAATTTTGATTTTACCTTAAAAATAAAAGACTCGGAATATACTTTTGCGGAAGCTGTAGGGCTTGTAGCAGCCCATAAAAAGAAAGGATACGGTGCTGCTTTGGTTAAGCATTTCAAAGAAAATATCATTCAGAGAAATATAGAAACGATAGGATTCTGTCATTCGGATCTTCGCCCTTTTTATGAAAAATGTGATGTAGAAATCCTCCATGACAAAGCCAAAATGATCAAAGAAAGCATCGGTTCAGCGTGGGTAAATTCAGAAGATGATGATATTTTGATTTTCCATATCCTGCCGGAAAGAAAAGAATTGCTCACCCGGCTAAGCCCACAAAACAATGCCTATTTAATGACTAAAGAATAA
- a CDS encoding organic hydroperoxide resistance protein, translating to MKTLYTTKVTAQGGRNGHVKSENGVLELDVRMPKGLGGANDDFANPEMLFAAGYSACFDSALNRVISLSKVKTGETTVTAQVSIGQLENGGFGLAAELDVNIPGISLEEAQALTEKAHQICPYSNATRNNMEVKLSVTNND from the coding sequence ATGAAAACATTATACACCACCAAAGTAACTGCTCAGGGAGGCAGAAACGGACATGTAAAAAGCGAAAACGGAGTATTGGAACTGGATGTAAGGATGCCAAAAGGTTTAGGAGGAGCCAATGATGATTTTGCTAATCCTGAAATGCTTTTTGCTGCGGGATACTCTGCATGTTTCGACAGTGCTCTGAACAGAGTGATCAGTCTTTCTAAAGTAAAAACCGGAGAAACAACGGTAACTGCCCAGGTAAGCATAGGTCAGCTTGAGAATGGAGGCTTCGGACTGGCAGCGGAACTGGATGTAAACATTCCGGGAATTTCTCTTGAAGAAGCACAGGCTCTGACAGAAAAGGCACACCAGATCTGCCCTTATTCTAATGCTACCAGAAATAATATGGAGGTGAAACTTTCAGTAACCAACAACGATTAA
- the trpA gene encoding tryptophan synthase subunit alpha: MKKLNIYFTAGIPHLEDTADIIQLIQDSGADMIEIGMPYSDPVADGPVIQKAHELALQNGMTIEKLLSQLKAIKDEIRIPIILMGYINPVLSFGFEKFCAACSESGVSGLILPDLPPIEFEKNYQQILDQYNLNFTFLVTPETSDERMIYLDSLSSGFLYAVSSSSTTGNENAVLKNENYLSRIASLPLKNPVMIGFGIKSKEDFDTVTEKADGGIIGTAFVNILLQDKDWKKSAIDFIHSVKG, from the coding sequence ATGAAAAAACTAAACATATACTTCACAGCAGGAATTCCTCACTTGGAAGATACTGCTGATATTATACAACTGATTCAGGATTCCGGAGCAGATATGATCGAAATCGGAATGCCTTATTCTGATCCCGTAGCAGACGGACCTGTAATCCAGAAAGCCCATGAACTGGCTTTACAAAACGGAATGACCATCGAAAAACTACTCTCTCAGCTGAAAGCCATCAAAGACGAAATCAGAATTCCCATTATCCTGATGGGCTACATCAACCCTGTTTTGAGCTTCGGATTTGAAAAATTCTGTGCGGCATGTTCGGAAAGCGGAGTGTCAGGATTGATTCTTCCTGACCTCCCTCCTATTGAGTTTGAGAAAAATTACCAGCAGATTTTAGACCAGTACAATCTTAACTTCACTTTTCTGGTAACTCCGGAAACATCGGATGAAAGAATGATCTATCTGGATTCTTTAAGCTCTGGTTTCCTGTATGCAGTAAGCTCCTCTTCTACTACCGGAAATGAAAACGCGGTTTTGAAAAATGAGAACTACCTTTCCAGAATAGCGTCTCTTCCACTTAAAAACCCCGTGATGATAGGATTCGGAATTAAATCTAAAGAAGATTTTGATACTGTGACAGAAAAGGCGGATGGCGGCATCATTGGAACAGCTTTTGTGAATATTTTACTTCAGGATAAAGACTGGAAGAAAAGTGCTATAGATTTTATCCATTCCGTAAAAGGGTAA